Proteins from a single region of Herpetosiphon gulosus:
- the rpiB gene encoding ribose 5-phosphate isomerase B, whose amino-acid sequence MKIAVGTDHGGLILKQAVIEEVQRLGHEVLDFGTDSPASVDYPDFAAAVGNAVVSGQAERGIAICGSGVGVTVAANKIKGVRACLCHDTYSAHQGVEHDDLNVLCLGGRVIGPALAGEIVQAFLSATFQNEARFTRRLDKVIALENQ is encoded by the coding sequence ATGAAAATTGCGGTCGGAACTGATCATGGTGGTTTGATTTTGAAACAAGCGGTAATTGAAGAGGTGCAACGATTAGGCCATGAAGTGCTCGATTTTGGCACCGATTCGCCAGCCTCAGTCGATTATCCTGATTTTGCTGCGGCTGTGGGCAATGCCGTGGTGAGTGGTCAAGCTGAACGCGGAATCGCGATTTGTGGCAGTGGCGTTGGCGTGACGGTCGCCGCCAATAAAATTAAAGGGGTACGAGCCTGTTTGTGCCACGACACCTACTCGGCGCATCAAGGGGTTGAGCACGACGATCTAAATGTGTTGTGTTTGGGCGGTCGAGTAATTGGCCCAGCCTTGGCAGGCGAAATTGTGCAAGCATTTTTAAGCGCCACTTTTCAAAATGAAGCTCGCTTTACTCGACGCTTGGATAAAGTGATTGCCTTAGAAAACCAATAG
- a CDS encoding F390 synthetase-related protein, translating into MSISDVLTMGYHFGQARWRWQHLNGERLPAFQATKTRQLIAWVAQHSAFYRQHWQGHNLNDWRNLPAVDKSLMMANFREFNTLQVPAAAAFDLAQQAEQQRDFVPRLGDLTIGLSSGTSGYRGLFLVSAAEQLLWAGTILGRTLHQIKPTKIAFFLRANSNLYQQLGGRLIQFRYFDLTQALVGHIQVLNEYRPTIIVAPPALLLQLLAAAQNGQLSHRPERMISVADALANDEQQQLSNYFDIPIEQIYQATEGLLGISCAHGNLHLQEDIVAVDFEDLGQGRVTPYITDLWRRTQPIIRYRLNDVLRLSSQPCTCGSAFAVIEQIEGRRDDLCYFTCHGQRQAIFPDSLRRAMLLAHSAIQEYQITQTHDDQLTINVMLADFADQVAVGAAVEQQIKLHLADYGCTNCQLSIGFEPIEYGLVNKRRRVIRQ; encoded by the coding sequence GTGAGCATCAGCGATGTCTTGACCATGGGCTATCATTTTGGGCAGGCGCGTTGGCGTTGGCAACACCTGAATGGCGAGCGCCTGCCTGCCTTTCAAGCTACTAAAACGCGGCAATTAATTGCGTGGGTTGCCCAGCATTCAGCCTTCTATCGCCAGCATTGGCAGGGCCACAACCTCAACGATTGGCGTAATTTGCCAGCCGTTGATAAAAGCTTGATGATGGCCAATTTTCGTGAATTCAACACGTTGCAAGTGCCAGCCGCCGCCGCCTTCGATTTAGCGCAACAAGCCGAGCAACAACGTGATTTCGTGCCACGCTTGGGCGATCTGACGATCGGACTTTCGTCGGGCACATCGGGGTATCGCGGCTTATTTTTGGTTAGTGCCGCCGAGCAATTACTGTGGGCGGGCACGATTTTAGGCCGCACTTTACACCAAATCAAGCCAACCAAAATTGCCTTTTTTCTACGAGCTAACAGCAATCTCTATCAGCAGTTGGGCGGGCGGCTAATTCAATTTCGCTATTTTGACTTGACCCAAGCCTTAGTAGGCCACATTCAAGTGCTGAATGAATATCGACCAACGATTATTGTTGCTCCGCCAGCGTTGTTGCTGCAATTGCTAGCAGCGGCGCAAAACGGCCAACTTAGCCATCGACCTGAACGAATGATTAGTGTTGCCGATGCTTTGGCAAATGATGAACAGCAACAGCTCAGCAACTACTTTGACATTCCAATTGAGCAAATCTACCAAGCAACCGAAGGCTTATTGGGGATTTCGTGCGCTCACGGCAATTTGCACCTACAAGAAGATATTGTGGCAGTCGATTTTGAGGATTTGGGCCAAGGGCGGGTTACGCCGTATATCACCGATTTATGGCGACGGACGCAGCCAATTATTCGTTATCGTTTAAATGATGTGTTGCGCTTGAGTTCGCAGCCATGTACCTGTGGTAGTGCCTTTGCAGTGATTGAGCAAATCGAGGGGCGGCGTGATGATCTGTGTTATTTCACTTGCCACGGTCAACGCCAAGCGATTTTCCCCGATAGTTTGCGCCGCGCTATGCTCTTGGCGCATTCGGCCATCCAAGAATATCAAATCACCCAAACTCATGACGATCAACTTACAATTAACGTGATGCTGGCGGATTTTGCCGATCAAGTGGCTGTTGGAGCAGCAGTTGAGCAGCAGATTAAGCTACATCTCGCTGATTATGGTTGTACCAATTGCCAACTGAGCATTGGTTTTGAGCCAATCGAGTATGGCTTAGTTAATAAACGTCGTCGGGTCATTCGCCAATGA
- a CDS encoding DUF58 domain-containing protein: MRFKTTSGASGDLFNPEFLARIERLALRSRRNLRGGLSGEHASRRRLPAPTFSDHRAYSPGDDLRHVDWFAYARHEDLHLKLGETEQDINVTIALDCSASLDWGHGELHKGRYALRLAAMLGYLGLTSNDQTTIWPFTSKLIKPFGPMVSRARGPDMLRYLSNLNWAEQTSFTPITQAVRRNAGGMLLIISDLWTSDLEPLLRAAAPPVWQVVILHLLHPEEIKPTLTGPVEFEDSETGQVLALELDQQTHKAYREKLVRWVRMNEQVCQRYGATYAGIRTDRPLEQSILPFLRRRGIIGL, translated from the coding sequence ATGCGATTCAAGACTACTTCGGGCGCTAGCGGCGATCTGTTCAACCCAGAATTTTTAGCGCGAATCGAGCGCTTAGCCTTGCGTTCACGCCGTAACTTGCGCGGTGGTTTGAGCGGCGAACATGCCTCACGCCGCCGCTTGCCAGCTCCAACATTTAGCGACCATCGCGCCTACAGCCCAGGCGACGATCTGCGCCACGTTGATTGGTTTGCTTATGCTCGCCATGAAGATTTGCATCTTAAGCTTGGTGAAACCGAGCAAGATATTAATGTAACCATTGCCCTCGATTGCTCAGCCTCGCTGGATTGGGGCCATGGCGAACTGCACAAAGGCCGTTATGCCTTGCGTTTGGCAGCAATGCTGGGCTACCTCGGCCTAACCTCAAACGATCAAACCACAATTTGGCCCTTCACCAGCAAATTAATCAAGCCATTTGGGCCGATGGTTAGTCGGGCGCGTGGCCCCGATATGCTGCGCTATTTGAGCAATTTGAACTGGGCTGAACAAACCTCATTCACCCCAATTACCCAAGCAGTTCGACGCAATGCTGGCGGCATGCTTTTAATTATTTCTGATTTATGGACGAGTGATTTAGAACCACTACTGCGAGCCGCTGCTCCACCAGTTTGGCAAGTTGTAATCCTGCATCTTCTACATCCCGAAGAAATTAAGCCGACCCTGACTGGCCCAGTCGAATTCGAAGATAGCGAAACTGGCCAAGTATTGGCGCTTGAGCTTGATCAACAAACGCACAAAGCCTATCGCGAAAAATTAGTACGCTGGGTACGCATGAACGAACAAGTATGTCAGCGCTATGGTGCAACCTATGCTGGCATCCGCACTGATCGTCCACTCGAACAAAGCATTCTACCGTTCCTGCGTCGGCGCGGCATTATTGGCCTATAA
- a CDS encoding glycosyltransferase translates to MNYCILALGSRGDVQPFIALALGLQTEGHQVVIAAAHDYRSLVEGYGCRFAPLVGSIPALLDPEQMAAGLAAGRGAIIKQFLQQTPPILHQLIADALAACQTADCLIVSSLGMWPALHLAEHLQIPVVLVHLHPYGSSSQTAHHFVPQLTWASYRRMSYRMAEQLQWQVLRMAFNQARQQLLQRPSLSIGQLWQRSRDFQPPSLYAYSPLVAPPPANWRDDGSITGYWLLAPAADWQAPAVVHNFLAAGSAPITISFGSMLHGQKRGNQLSQLVIAASKKAKVRLIINQGWGDLAQGNLPSNCLAINGLAYAWLFERVAAIVHHGGAGVTATALGAGKPALVTPFLGDQYFWGRRVYDLKAGPAPVPANQLQIAQLATLLRSLIERDDYHAVTQQLATQLAQEHGVTKAIAWLKQRF, encoded by the coding sequence ATGAATTATTGCATTTTGGCGCTTGGTTCGCGCGGCGATGTGCAGCCGTTTATCGCCTTGGCACTGGGTTTGCAAACTGAGGGCCATCAGGTCGTTATCGCTGCTGCCCATGATTATCGTAGCTTGGTCGAAGGCTATGGCTGCCGTTTTGCCCCGTTGGTTGGCTCAATTCCAGCCTTGCTCGACCCTGAACAGATGGCAGCGGGCTTGGCAGCAGGTCGCGGCGCAATCATCAAACAATTTCTTCAACAAACGCCACCAATTCTTCATCAATTAATCGCTGATGCGTTAGCGGCATGTCAAACTGCCGATTGTTTAATTGTTTCCAGTTTAGGGATGTGGCCTGCGCTGCATCTAGCCGAGCATTTACAAATTCCAGTGGTGTTGGTGCATCTGCATCCTTATGGCTCTAGCAGCCAAACCGCGCATCATTTTGTGCCTCAATTAACCTGGGCCAGCTATCGCCGAATGAGCTATCGCATGGCCGAGCAATTGCAATGGCAAGTCTTACGCATGGCCTTCAATCAGGCTCGTCAGCAACTATTGCAGCGCCCAAGCCTAAGCATCGGACAACTTTGGCAACGGAGCCGCGATTTTCAGCCGCCAAGCTTGTATGCCTACAGCCCGTTGGTGGCTCCGCCGCCAGCAAATTGGCGCGACGATGGCTCAATCACTGGCTATTGGTTGCTAGCGCCAGCAGCAGATTGGCAAGCGCCAGCGGTGGTTCACAATTTTCTGGCAGCAGGTTCAGCGCCAATCACCATTAGTTTTGGCAGCATGCTGCATGGTCAAAAGCGCGGCAATCAATTGAGCCAATTAGTGATTGCTGCCAGCAAAAAAGCCAAAGTTCGTTTGATTATCAACCAAGGCTGGGGCGATTTGGCTCAGGGCAATTTACCCAGTAATTGCTTGGCAATCAATGGATTGGCCTATGCTTGGTTATTTGAGCGGGTAGCGGCGATCGTACATCATGGCGGGGCGGGCGTAACCGCCACAGCCTTAGGCGCAGGCAAGCCCGCCTTGGTCACACCATTTTTGGGCGACCAATACTTTTGGGGTCGGCGGGTGTATGATCTCAAAGCGGGGCCAGCGCCTGTGCCAGCCAACCAATTGCAAATTGCGCAGCTGGCTACCCTGCTGCGCAGCTTGATTGAGCGCGATGATTATCACGCAGTGACGCAACAACTTGCGACGCAACTAGCCCAAGAGCACGGCGTAACCAAGGCCATCGCTTGGCTAAAACAACGATTTTGA
- a CDS encoding choice-of-anchor J domain-containing protein produces the protein MVRSRWVFALLAITVLLSVIGAKVPFTAAQNQASTSDRPLGLAQGLKDLNTVAQIAVPELDLAKERADAAKRPSNLPTRFAKDYQTTLDIKQVASIEIVGNRTVARLRIDAPKALSINVGFTSYNLPKSGQLFLYSPDYRSILGPYSAADNEEHGQLWTPIVAGDQMIIEYSADSGEFALADLTLSAINRGFSGFGIPRDLLVDKSGSCNVDVVCPEGDDWRAEINSVAAYTRNGLDMCSGALINTTANDQKPYFLTANHCGITAENAATVVTYWNYESTLCRTIGSAENGTPLPKPNTTMTGAILLANYAASDFALIELDDEVPTEYAPFWSGWNAQSGDFPSVVAIHHPGVEEKRISFEDQATQTTDYLGTTVPGGGTHIRVVDWDLGTTEGGSSGSPLYDPNHRIVGQLHGGYAACGNELSDWYGRVSVSWNGGGTSTSRLKDWLDPTNSGALVLDGTGGTPAFTLNVNPSSVAVCAPVSAQTTVNLGWISGFSEPVTLSASNLPAGATASFTPNPVISPTLSSQLTIGNLSTAMAGDYSVAIRGDSTTISRTTNLDLSISGGLPSAAPSLTAPANNATNVSETPAFSWSSAAGATNYLLEIASDANFSNLVYTATTELTSLTSAPLSTNTKHYWRVRAANACGVSAFSSTFSFTTEAAPGDCPIGTETVVAFNETFDSDPSWVHGGTGDTWAYGAFGYNGGNGIKATDPASVSDQWITTPAISLTEGLTPTLQFWNSQTIEDRSAGGCYDGALVEVSTDGGSAWNQIPNSALLTDPYNGAITASTNPLNGSQAWCGDPQDWLKSVVDLNAYNGQSVMFRFRLASDDSVGRPDGWKIDNISVKACVAEVVPEGPSLVFLPAITKN, from the coding sequence ATGGTTCGATCCCGTTGGGTATTTGCCTTACTTGCGATTACCGTTTTATTATCGGTAATTGGGGCTAAGGTGCCGTTCACCGCTGCGCAAAATCAAGCCAGCACTTCCGACCGTCCGTTAGGATTGGCTCAAGGCTTAAAGGATTTGAACACAGTAGCCCAGATTGCTGTGCCAGAACTTGACCTTGCCAAAGAACGCGCTGATGCCGCCAAGCGCCCAAGTAATTTGCCAACGCGTTTCGCCAAAGATTACCAAACCACGCTTGACATCAAGCAAGTGGCTTCAATCGAAATCGTTGGCAATCGTACCGTCGCTCGTTTACGCATCGACGCACCAAAGGCCTTGTCGATCAACGTAGGCTTTACCAGCTACAACCTCCCCAAGAGTGGCCAATTGTTTCTCTACAGCCCTGATTATCGCTCAATTCTTGGGCCATACAGTGCTGCTGATAACGAAGAGCACGGCCAATTATGGACTCCAATCGTCGCTGGCGATCAAATGATTATCGAATACAGCGCCGATAGTGGCGAGTTTGCCCTTGCCGACCTGACCTTGAGCGCAATTAACCGTGGCTTCAGCGGCTTCGGTATTCCCCGCGATCTATTGGTCGATAAATCTGGCTCGTGTAACGTCGATGTAGTTTGTCCTGAGGGTGATGACTGGCGGGCAGAAATTAATTCTGTTGCCGCTTATACCCGCAATGGCTTGGATATGTGTAGTGGTGCATTGATCAATACCACGGCCAATGATCAAAAGCCCTACTTCCTAACCGCTAATCACTGTGGCATTACCGCAGAGAATGCAGCCACCGTTGTAACCTATTGGAATTACGAATCAACCCTGTGTCGCACGATTGGCTCAGCTGAAAACGGCACGCCATTGCCCAAGCCCAACACCACCATGACTGGGGCAATTTTACTGGCCAACTATGCTGCCTCCGACTTTGCTTTGATTGAACTTGATGACGAAGTTCCAACCGAATATGCACCATTCTGGTCTGGTTGGAATGCCCAAAGTGGCGACTTCCCCAGTGTTGTGGCGATTCACCACCCTGGCGTTGAAGAAAAACGCATCAGCTTTGAAGATCAAGCAACCCAAACCACCGATTACCTTGGCACAACCGTTCCAGGCGGTGGCACCCACATTCGGGTTGTTGACTGGGATCTTGGAACAACTGAAGGTGGTTCGTCAGGCTCACCATTGTATGATCCCAATCACCGGATCGTTGGTCAGCTGCATGGTGGCTATGCTGCCTGTGGTAACGAACTTTCCGACTGGTATGGCCGGGTTTCGGTTTCGTGGAATGGTGGTGGTACCAGTACAAGCCGCTTGAAAGATTGGCTTGATCCAACTAACTCTGGCGCATTAGTGCTTGATGGTACAGGTGGAACCCCAGCCTTCACGTTGAATGTTAACCCATCCAGCGTAGCAGTTTGTGCGCCTGTTTCAGCCCAAACGACCGTTAACCTCGGTTGGATTTCAGGCTTCAGCGAGCCAGTAACCCTCTCAGCGAGCAACTTACCTGCTGGGGCAACTGCCAGCTTTACGCCAAATCCAGTCATTTCGCCAACCTTAAGCAGCCAACTCACAATTGGCAACCTCAGCACAGCCATGGCTGGCGATTATAGTGTGGCTATCCGTGGCGATAGCACGACGATCAGCCGCACCACCAACCTAGATCTCAGTATCTCAGGCGGTTTGCCAAGTGCCGCCCCAAGCTTGACGGCTCCTGCTAACAATGCGACCAACGTCAGCGAAACCCCGGCATTCAGTTGGTCAAGTGCTGCTGGCGCAACCAACTACTTGCTGGAAATTGCTAGCGATGCCAACTTCAGCAACTTGGTCTACACTGCAACCACCGAGCTAACCAGCTTGACCAGCGCTCCATTGAGCACCAACACCAAGCACTACTGGCGCGTCCGCGCTGCCAATGCTTGTGGAGTCAGCGCCTTTAGCAGCACCTTCAGTTTCACCACCGAAGCTGCACCTGGCGATTGTCCAATTGGCACCGAAACTGTGGTTGCCTTCAACGAAACCTTTGATAGCGACCCAAGCTGGGTGCACGGTGGCACTGGCGATACTTGGGCCTATGGCGCATTCGGCTATAACGGTGGCAATGGCATCAAGGCAACTGATCCTGCATCGGTATCCGATCAATGGATCACGACTCCAGCAATTAGTTTGACCGAAGGTTTAACCCCAACGTTACAATTCTGGAACTCGCAAACCATCGAAGATCGATCGGCTGGTGGCTGTTATGACGGTGCACTGGTTGAAGTTTCAACTGATGGTGGCTCAGCTTGGAACCAAATTCCAAACTCAGCTTTGTTGACCGACCCCTATAACGGTGCAATTACTGCATCAACTAACCCACTCAACGGTAGCCAAGCTTGGTGTGGTGATCCCCAAGATTGGTTGAAGAGCGTGGTTGATTTGAATGCCTACAATGGTCAAAGCGTGATGTTCCGCTTCCGCCTCGCCTCCGACGATTCAGTTGGCCGCCCTGATGGTTGGAAGATCGATAACATCAGCGTTAAGGCTTGTGTTGCAGAAGTTGTGCCAGAAGGCCCATCATTGGTCTTCTTGCCAGCCATCACCAAGAACTAA
- the tkt gene encoding transketolase → MTQAHTLDERAINTIRMLSVDGVQAANSGHPGLPMGAAAMAYVLWTRHLKHNPANPDWADRDRFVLSAGHGSMLLYSLLHLTGYDLSLDDLKNFRQWHSKTAGHPEYGYAAGIETTTGPLGQGFATGVGMAIAARHLAGTFNQPDLEIVKHHIYAIVSDGDLEEGISAEAASLAGHLKLGELIYLYDDNEISIEGDTSIAFTEDVPARFRAYGWHVQEIDGLDPEQVDAALHAAKAVTDQPSLIVAHTVIGFGSPNRAGTAKAHGSPLGPDEVKLTKEALGWPLEPTFYIPEEVLAHFRQALDHGAAAEQAWNELLERYTAAHPEKAADFKQRMSGELPAGWDSTLPVWPTDAKGVATRKSSETALNALAEQIPALIGGSADLAESTFTLIEHAQSFQADTPQGRNMHWGIREHAMVAAVNGMALHGGTIPYGATFLVFSDYCRASIRLAALMGIRTIQVFTHDSIGVGEDGPTHQPIEHIPSLRIIPNLNVMRPGDANETSQAWRVAVSHKGPTLLALTRQNLPTLDRTRYASAEGVAQGGYVLADSAGQPELIIIATGSELQHAVAAYEQLSGEGVKVRVVSMPSTFLFDAQSAEYRESVLPKTVTKRIAIEAAHPVTWYKYVGTEGDIIGIDHFGASAPINILMKEFGFTAENLIARAKALLAK, encoded by the coding sequence GTGACTCAAGCACATACACTCGATGAACGGGCCATCAATACAATCCGCATGTTGTCGGTTGATGGTGTGCAAGCGGCTAATTCGGGCCACCCAGGCTTACCAATGGGGGCGGCGGCCATGGCTTATGTGCTCTGGACGCGCCACCTCAAACATAATCCGGCTAATCCAGATTGGGCTGATCGCGACCGCTTTGTGCTGTCGGCGGGCCATGGCTCAATGCTGTTGTATAGTTTGTTGCATCTCACGGGCTATGATCTTTCGCTCGATGATTTGAAGAATTTTCGCCAATGGCATAGCAAAACTGCTGGTCACCCAGAATATGGCTATGCCGCAGGCATCGAAACCACGACTGGCCCACTTGGCCAAGGGTTTGCCACGGGCGTGGGCATGGCGATTGCCGCCCGTCACTTAGCAGGCACGTTCAATCAACCTGATCTCGAGATCGTCAAACATCATATTTATGCAATTGTCTCCGATGGCGATTTGGAAGAAGGAATTAGCGCCGAAGCCGCTTCGTTGGCTGGTCACCTCAAATTGGGCGAACTCATTTACCTCTATGATGATAACGAAATTTCGATTGAAGGCGATACCTCAATTGCCTTCACCGAAGATGTGCCAGCCCGTTTCCGCGCCTATGGCTGGCATGTGCAAGAGATCGACGGGCTTGATCCTGAGCAAGTTGATGCGGCCTTGCATGCTGCCAAAGCGGTAACCGATCAGCCATCGTTGATTGTGGCCCACACCGTGATTGGCTTTGGCTCGCCCAATCGGGCTGGCACGGCCAAAGCTCACGGTTCGCCGCTCGGCCCCGATGAAGTTAAATTGACCAAAGAGGCGCTTGGTTGGCCGCTCGAACCGACCTTCTACATTCCCGAAGAAGTCTTGGCCCACTTCCGCCAAGCCTTGGATCATGGGGCAGCGGCTGAGCAAGCCTGGAACGAATTGCTCGAACGCTACACGGCGGCCCATCCTGAAAAAGCTGCTGATTTCAAGCAACGTATGTCGGGCGAATTGCCAGCAGGTTGGGATAGCACCTTGCCTGTTTGGCCAACTGATGCCAAAGGTGTAGCAACCCGCAAATCATCTGAAACCGCCTTGAATGCCTTGGCCGAGCAAATTCCAGCCTTAATTGGCGGCTCAGCCGATTTGGCCGAATCGACCTTTACCTTGATCGAGCATGCTCAATCGTTCCAAGCTGATACGCCGCAAGGCCGCAATATGCACTGGGGGATTCGTGAGCATGCCATGGTTGCCGCCGTCAACGGGATGGCTTTGCATGGTGGCACGATTCCATACGGCGCAACCTTCTTAGTTTTTAGTGATTATTGCCGGGCCTCAATTCGCTTGGCAGCCTTGATGGGCATTCGCACGATTCAAGTTTTTACCCACGATAGCATTGGCGTTGGCGAAGATGGCCCAACCCACCAACCAATCGAACACATCCCATCGTTGCGGATTATCCCCAATTTGAATGTGATGCGGCCTGGTGATGCCAACGAAACCAGCCAAGCTTGGCGTGTGGCAGTTAGCCATAAAGGCCCAACCTTGCTAGCCTTGACCCGCCAAAACTTGCCAACCCTTGATCGCACGCGCTATGCCTCGGCAGAGGGTGTGGCTCAAGGTGGTTATGTCTTGGCTGATAGCGCTGGTCAACCAGAGTTGATCATCATTGCAACTGGCTCGGAATTGCAACATGCCGTCGCTGCCTACGAACAATTAAGTGGCGAAGGAGTCAAGGTACGGGTGGTCAGTATGCCGTCAACCTTCTTGTTTGATGCCCAATCGGCGGAATATCGTGAGAGCGTGCTGCCCAAGACTGTGACCAAACGGATTGCGATTGAAGCCGCCCATCCAGTGACTTGGTATAAATATGTTGGAACTGAGGGCGATATTATTGGGATTGATCACTTCGGTGCCTCAGCGCCAATTAATATTTTGATGAAGGAATTTGGCTTTACCGCCGAAAACCTGATTGCCCGCGCCAAGGCCTTACTGGCCAAATAA
- a CDS encoding SDR family NAD(P)-dependent oxidoreductase: MVGLITGAGTGIGQAMALALAKHGATIILVGRRREPLIQTASLITQAGGQAWPIVCDLSDRQAVAALAAQIKQRYVQLDLLIHNAALLTGGAFDQLPESAILATLNTNLLHPIWLTRQLLPKTVLIVGSTVSRVAMPGTSLYSLSKAALEAWGLALTAETSIKVVRAYPPATKTAITAAMAQQTGQRFPLAESSRVGEQIIQRYLAGETEIVLSASDRLLFRLQRYAPKLVQALLKRYRQQLIKLWGAKID; the protein is encoded by the coding sequence ATGGTTGGGTTAATTACTGGGGCTGGCACGGGCATTGGTCAGGCCATGGCGCTGGCCTTGGCCAAACATGGCGCAACAATTATTTTAGTTGGTCGCCGCCGCGAACCGCTGATTCAAACGGCCAGCTTGATCACTCAAGCTGGTGGCCAAGCTTGGCCGATTGTGTGTGATTTGAGCGATCGTCAAGCGGTTGCCGCCCTCGCCGCTCAAATCAAACAACGTTATGTTCAGCTCGATTTGCTAATTCATAATGCAGCGTTGCTAACAGGCGGTGCGTTTGATCAACTGCCAGAATCAGCCATTCTTGCAACCCTTAATACCAATTTGCTACACCCCATTTGGCTGACTCGCCAACTACTGCCTAAAACAGTGTTGATTGTTGGCAGCACTGTTAGCCGCGTCGCCATGCCTGGAACCAGCTTGTATAGCCTGAGCAAAGCTGCGCTTGAGGCTTGGGGCTTGGCATTAACAGCAGAAACCAGCATCAAGGTTGTGCGGGCCTATCCCCCAGCCACCAAAACCGCCATTACTGCGGCTATGGCCCAACAAACAGGCCAACGCTTCCCACTCGCTGAGTCCAGTAGAGTCGGCGAACAGATTATCCAGCGCTATTTGGCGGGCGAAACCGAAATTGTGCTGAGTGCCAGTGATCGGCTGCTGTTTCGCTTGCAACGCTATGCCCCAAAACTTGTACAAGCCTTGCTCAAACGCTATCGTCAACAGCTAATCAAGCTTTGGGGTGCTAAGATTGATTGA
- a CDS encoding ketoacyl-ACP synthase III: MQFPLRIAGIGAYLPATIVTTSELAERFGVDPGLIERITGIRERRYAGAETALTMATQAAQQALTNANYALDSIDLIVVASAGMHQAIPCTAALLQNALQAPVGRSACFDLNATCMSFMLALQLLAPLINSGVYQRVLLVSSERASVSLNPHEWESTALFGDAAAAVILERGDGSSSLQHSQFATWSNGSDLIQVRGGGTAQHPNAADTTPDMNWFMMQGPLAFRFVLREMQQFVERFLAELGWQNSEIDAVIPHQANRHAIEQVQARLGFQPDQVISNLATRGNCVSVSVPLALAEAVAAGRIQRGNRLVLLGSGAGITLGAVALIY; the protein is encoded by the coding sequence ATGCAATTTCCTCTGCGCATCGCCGGAATCGGCGCGTACTTACCAGCCACCATTGTTACCACCAGCGAGCTAGCCGAGCGCTTTGGGGTTGATCCAGGCTTAATTGAGCGGATCACGGGCATTCGTGAGCGCCGTTACGCTGGAGCTGAAACTGCCTTGACCATGGCCACCCAAGCCGCCCAGCAAGCACTAACCAACGCCAATTATGCGCTTGATAGCATCGATTTAATTGTGGTGGCTTCAGCTGGAATGCACCAAGCGATTCCATGTACGGCGGCCTTATTGCAAAACGCTTTGCAAGCACCAGTTGGCCGTAGTGCCTGCTTCGATTTGAATGCAACTTGTATGAGTTTTATGCTGGCGTTGCAATTGTTAGCCCCATTAATTAACAGTGGTGTCTATCAACGAGTGCTATTAGTCAGCAGCGAACGGGCCTCAGTTTCGCTCAATCCGCATGAATGGGAATCGACGGCCCTGTTTGGCGACGCAGCGGCAGCGGTGATATTGGAGCGCGGCGATGGCAGCAGCAGCCTGCAACATAGCCAATTTGCCACGTGGAGCAATGGCAGCGATTTGATTCAGGTGCGTGGCGGCGGCACGGCCCAACATCCCAACGCTGCTGATACCACGCCCGACATGAATTGGTTTATGATGCAGGGGCCGTTGGCGTTTCGCTTTGTCTTGCGCGAAATGCAGCAATTTGTTGAGCGATTTTTGGCTGAGCTTGGTTGGCAAAATAGTGAAATTGATGCAGTTATTCCACATCAAGCCAACCGCCATGCGATCGAGCAAGTGCAAGCACGCTTGGGCTTTCAGCCTGATCAAGTAATTAGCAATCTCGCCACCCGTGGCAATTGCGTTTCGGTATCTGTGCCCTTGGCCTTGGCCGAAGCAGTTGCGGCTGGCCGAATTCAGCGTGGCAACCGCTTAGTGCTACTTGGCTCTGGTGCAGGCATTACCTTAGGTGCAGTTGCTTTGATTTACTAG